In one Oncorhynchus nerka isolate Pitt River linkage group LG7, Oner_Uvic_2.0, whole genome shotgun sequence genomic region, the following are encoded:
- the LOC115132354 gene encoding voltage-gated purine nucleotide uniporter SLC17A9-like: MALWQIFGETKHNLEVPGKNIPNKVFAHNGSEGEEPQRQTAIWPRPLAQKWTVMLFLGTCLLYCARMAMPICAVNMATTFGWSKTQSGVVMGGFFWGYCFTQVLGGHVSDRIGGERVLLLATTSWASITACTPLLAQLGISSLTSMTVARFLMGLLQGVHYPSLASLCSQRVDEGERGFLMSTMGSGSYMGTLMVGGLGSVMLERYGWESVFYGAGLLSGLWSLTVWRFLLRGQMNTIQVLSSHGSSSGLSKKRWLKMFKQPSVCAMVFAHLCFSSTCYSLMSWLPTFFKDTYPHAKGWVCNVIPWLVAIASALFGGIISDHLIQQGFRTSSVRKMMQFMAMGVSSVFLLLLCRPLSFPSAVIFVSAAVGLATFNSSGVSVNVQDLAPSCAGALFGFMNMCGAFTGLVLVYVSGYLIEVTASWGYVFSLFTMVNTMGLGVFLMFGEANRVDLWNLSEVTRV; this comes from the exons ACCATTGGCTCAAAAGTGGACGGTGATGCTCTTCTTGGGCACGTGTCTCCTTTACTGTGCCAGGATGGCCATGCCAATCTGTGCTGTCAACATGGCCACCACATTTGGCTGGAGCAAGACGCAGTCGGGTGTGGTAATGGGGGGCTTCTTCTGGGGTTACTGCTTCACTCAGGTGCTGGGAGGTCATGTCAGCGACAG AATTGGTGGTGAACGGGTCCTACTTCTTGCCACTACATCCTGGGCTTCCATTACAGCATGCACCCCTCTGTTGGCGCAACTGGGCATCAGTTCCCTCACCTCCATGACGGTGGCCAGATTCCTTATGGGGCTATTACAAG GTGTCCACTACCCCTCTTTGGCCAGTCTTTGTTCCCAACGAGTGGATGAAGGGGAAAGAGGCTTTCTGATGAGTACCATGGGCAGTGGCTCTTATATGGG AACACTGATGGTGGGAGGACTGGGGTCCGTGATGTTGGAACGCTATGGCTGGGAGAGTGTGTTCTATGGCGCTGGTCTGCTCTCGGGACTGTGGTCATTGACTGTGTGGAGATTTCTACTGAGAG GTCAAATGAACACAATCCAAGTGCTGTCAAGCCATGGATCCAGTTCGGGTCTGTCAAAGAAACGCTGGCTAAAAATGTTCAAACAGCCCTCTGTGTG TGCCATGGTTTTTGCTCACCTATGCTTCAGCAGTACTTGTTACTCATTGATGTCATGGCTACCAACCTTTTTCAAAGATACATATCCGCACGCCAAG GGATGGGTGTGTAACGTAATTCCATGGTTGGTTGCAATCGCATCTGCGCTCTTTGGAGGCATAATTTCGGATCACCTCATTCAGCAGG GATTTCGAACATCATCTGTTAGGAAGATGATGCAG TTCATGGCCATGGGTGTGTCCAGTGTGTTCCTCCTGCTACTCTGCAGGCCACTCTCATTCCCTTCCGCTGTGATCTTTGTCTCTGCTGCTGTGGGCCTGGCCACCTTCAACAGcag TGGTGTGTCTGTGAATGTACAGGACCTAGCCCCATCGTGCGCTGGAGCCTTGTTTG GATTTATGAATATGTGTGGAGCTTTCACAG GTCTGGTGCTGGTCTATGTTTCTGGATACCTGATTGAGGTCACAGCTTCCTGGGGTTACGTGTTCTCACTCTTCACAATGGTGAATACCATGGGCCtcggagtattcctcatgtttgGAGAAGCCAACCGTGTGGACTTGTGGAATTTGTCTGAAGTCACTCGTGTATGA